A window of uncultured Draconibacterium sp. contains these coding sequences:
- the pulA gene encoding type I pullulanase — MRNWKFNHIDFSTYPDYEENDLGVIWSPEKTKFKIWAPTAKMVELRLYKDGVSGEAYHKTNLQQFENGIWSTFLTGDYDGKFYTFRVNDGEWLEEVPGIYARCVGANGMRGMIYNPNKTNPENWIEDNGPRFESFTDAVLYETHVRDFSIAENSGIQNKGKYLGFTEEGTKTVDGVKTGLDHLKELGVTHVHLLPVNDFVTVDEEKPLEKYNWGYDPQHYNALEGSYATNPYDGKVRILEFKKLVQSLHNSGIGVILDVVFNHTYFAKESVFNQIVPGYFYRQKPDGTFANASGCGNEIASERSMVRRYIINTLKYWVEEFHVDGFRFDLMGIIDTQTMQEIRAELNKIDKGLFLYGEGWAADQSPMAEEQRAVKQNTSQLHGIASFNDDFRDALKGNHGDKKSKGFVSGLGLHEESVKFGIAGAVYHPHVNPAYIDSAFIPLGN; from the coding sequence ATGAGAAACTGGAAATTTAATCACATTGATTTTTCAACTTACCCCGACTATGAAGAGAATGATTTAGGTGTTATTTGGTCCCCCGAAAAAACAAAGTTTAAGATTTGGGCACCCACTGCTAAAATGGTTGAATTAAGGCTTTACAAAGATGGAGTGAGTGGTGAAGCTTATCACAAAACAAACCTGCAGCAGTTCGAAAACGGAATCTGGTCGACCTTTTTAACCGGCGATTACGACGGGAAATTTTACACCTTCAGGGTAAACGACGGAGAGTGGTTGGAAGAAGTGCCGGGGATTTATGCTCGTTGTGTTGGTGCAAACGGAATGCGCGGAATGATTTACAATCCCAATAAAACAAATCCCGAAAATTGGATTGAAGATAACGGACCACGCTTCGAAAGTTTTACCGATGCCGTTTTGTACGAAACACACGTACGCGATTTTTCAATTGCTGAAAATTCAGGAATTCAGAACAAGGGTAAATATTTGGGTTTTACCGAAGAAGGAACAAAAACCGTTGATGGCGTAAAAACAGGTCTCGATCACTTGAAGGAACTTGGAGTTACGCATGTACATTTGCTTCCTGTAAACGATTTTGTTACAGTTGATGAGGAAAAGCCACTCGAAAAATACAATTGGGGATACGATCCTCAACATTATAATGCACTCGAAGGTTCGTATGCTACAAATCCGTACGACGGCAAGGTGCGAATTCTGGAATTTAAAAAGCTGGTGCAATCGCTGCACAACAGCGGAATTGGAGTAATTCTTGATGTGGTTTTTAATCACACTTACTTTGCTAAAGAGTCGGTATTCAATCAGATTGTACCGGGTTACTTTTACAGGCAAAAGCCCGACGGAACTTTTGCAAATGCATCGGGTTGCGGCAACGAAATTGCCTCCGAGCGTTCAATGGTGCGCAGGTACATCATTAATACACTAAAATATTGGGTCGAAGAATTTCATGTTGATGGTTTTCGTTTTGATTTAATGGGAATTATCGACACGCAAACCATGCAGGAAATTCGTGCCGAACTCAATAAGATAGATAAGGGACTGTTTTTATACGGAGAAGGCTGGGCTGCAGATCAGAGTCCAATGGCGGAAGAGCAGCGTGCTGTAAAGCAAAACACTTCACAATTACATGGAATTGCCAGTTTCAACGACGATTTTCGTGATGCACTCAAAGGAAATCACGGCGATAAAAAATCGAAAGGTTTTGTAAGTGGTTTGGGATTGCACGAAGAGTCGGTCAAATTTGGTATTGCCGGAGCAGTTTATCATCCGCACGTTAATCCTGCTTATATCGATTCGGCTTTCATTCCATTGGGCAACTGA
- a CDS encoding LytTR family transcriptional regulator DNA-binding domain-containing protein: MLGSLNKKYPFNDNLKINVRSIGFVSLGIFLFLLFFEPFNIQNPDFNNRLIILATFGAITLVLLSLFRLVIPSFFTKAFSEERWTIKKEISIDLLFVISNSVAFTFFAKYVGRIPISFHIAIIIVIISISAAVILVVFNQFYLLKKKLEELSTETPAQKVEPNAVENPKIEFQSENKSEYFHLFLNEIVLIKSANNYIEVVYKTDNKLSKKLIRNTLKNTEALFAKHDEMVRCHRSCIVNKNYIQKVSKGTYGIKLELYDYPQPIHVSRQYSLQVKKALR, translated from the coding sequence ATGTTAGGTTCGCTCAACAAAAAATATCCCTTTAACGATAACCTGAAAATCAATGTAAGATCCATTGGTTTTGTGAGCCTGGGTATTTTTTTGTTTTTATTGTTTTTTGAGCCCTTTAACATTCAAAATCCTGATTTTAACAATCGCCTAATCATACTGGCCACCTTTGGCGCAATCACACTTGTTTTGCTCAGTCTGTTTCGTTTGGTAATTCCTTCGTTTTTTACCAAAGCATTTTCTGAAGAACGCTGGACAATAAAAAAGGAAATTAGTATCGATCTGCTTTTTGTTATTTCAAACTCGGTAGCTTTTACCTTTTTTGCAAAATATGTTGGCCGAATTCCAATCAGTTTTCACATTGCCATAATTATCGTTATTATTTCGATTTCAGCCGCTGTAATCCTTGTCGTTTTTAACCAGTTCTATTTACTCAAAAAAAAGCTGGAAGAACTAAGCACCGAAACTCCGGCACAAAAAGTTGAGCCAAACGCGGTTGAAAATCCAAAGATTGAATTTCAATCGGAAAATAAATCAGAATACTTTCACCTTTTTCTGAACGAAATTGTATTGATAAAATCGGCCAACAACTACATTGAAGTGGTGTATAAAACTGACAATAAACTCAGTAAAAAACTTATTCGGAATACCTTAAAAAACACGGAGGCTCTTTTTGCCAAACACGATGAAATGGTTCGTTGTCATCGTTCATGTATCGTAAATAAAAACTACATTCAAAAGGTTTCTAAAGGCACTTACGGCATTAAACTCGAACTTTACGACTACCCCCAACCCATTCATGTTTCGCGCCAATACAGCCTGCAAGTGAAGAAAGCCCTGAGGTAA
- a CDS encoding alanine dehydrogenase — MEKAKEKVSIPKTMLLPKEEMLEIKKKGQKIKIGIPSDYSKVEYRVPLTPQAVDLLVSYGHEILIEKDAGKSASYFNEAYRKAGATIVETKEETFQCDIILRIAPFDCEEIDALRGNQVILSNMQIQAHCNESIQKMMQKKVTTIAFEYLENEEGFLPFVHQMSQIAGVTSITIASEYLSNSRNGKGVLFGEVTGVTPAELVIIGTSTAAEYAARAALGLGIFVKVFDTSVYELSKLEEKLGRRIFTSVFYPKVLRKALVSADAVIGATSFNTPPKFKVSEDLVKQMKEGSVIIDLNVSQGGCFETSKCTDFNNPTYTKHGVVHYCVPNTPSMVARTASISMSNILIPILLAIGNNGGVDNYIKASQGFRKGVYIYHGILTNHDVGRMFNIPAKEIDLLLAIF, encoded by the coding sequence ATGGAAAAGGCAAAAGAAAAGGTTTCGATACCAAAGACCATGTTACTGCCCAAAGAAGAGATGTTGGAAATTAAAAAGAAAGGGCAAAAAATTAAAATTGGTATCCCTTCCGATTATTCCAAAGTTGAGTACAGAGTGCCACTAACACCCCAGGCAGTTGATCTTTTGGTATCATACGGACATGAGATTCTGATTGAAAAAGATGCCGGAAAATCGGCCAGTTATTTTAACGAAGCATACCGCAAAGCAGGAGCAACAATCGTAGAAACAAAAGAAGAAACTTTCCAGTGCGATATTATTTTGCGAATTGCCCCTTTCGACTGTGAAGAAATTGACGCATTAAGAGGCAACCAGGTTATTCTTTCAAACATGCAGATTCAGGCACATTGCAACGAATCGATTCAGAAAATGATGCAAAAAAAGGTAACAACAATTGCCTTCGAATACCTGGAAAACGAAGAGGGATTTTTACCTTTTGTACATCAAATGAGCCAAATTGCAGGAGTAACATCCATTACAATTGCAAGCGAATATTTAAGCAACTCGCGTAACGGTAAAGGCGTTTTATTTGGCGAAGTTACCGGAGTAACACCCGCCGAACTGGTAATTATTGGTACCAGTACAGCGGCAGAATATGCTGCCCGGGCGGCACTTGGACTGGGAATTTTTGTAAAGGTTTTCGACACATCGGTTTACGAACTCAGCAAACTGGAAGAAAAATTGGGTCGCCGCATATTCACATCTGTTTTTTACCCGAAAGTTTTGCGAAAAGCACTGGTTTCGGCCGACGCAGTTATTGGTGCCACATCGTTTAATACTCCGCCTAAATTTAAGGTAAGCGAAGATTTGGTAAAACAAATGAAAGAGGGTTCAGTAATTATTGATTTGAATGTGAGCCAGGGAGGCTGTTTTGAAACGTCGAAATGTACCGATTTTAATAATCCAACTTATACAAAACATGGCGTAGTGCACTACTGTGTGCCTAATACTCCGTCCATGGTTGCGCGCACCGCTTCCATATCAATGAGTAACATATTAATTCCTATTTTACTGGCCATTGGCAACAATGGCGGAGTTGACAACTACATAAAAGCATCGCAGGGATTTCGTAAAGGAGTTTATATTTATCATGGTATTTTAACCAACCACGATGTTGGACGCATGTTTAATATTCCGGCAAAAGAAATCGATTTACTACTGGCTATTTTTTAA